From the Ignavibacteriales bacterium genome, the window AATAAAAGAGGTTGAATGCGACAAATATGGTAATTGTTACTTCAACGAGGTGTAAATACGCCAACACTAGGGGTTGATTGCGACACCATTATCGAGTAATTTTGTATTAACAATCTAATTAAAATTTCATGAAAAGAATATCTATATTAGTACCAAAAAGAGCGATATTAGGAAGTTTGGAGGGGACGAGAATGATATTTACTCAAGTAAACCAGATATTCCAATCCCAGGGGGCCCCGGCATTATTCGATGTTCAGCTTGTTGGACTTACAAGAGAAACACCGGTAAGCGGAGGAGCTTTTACAGCAAATGCAACTGCATTGATTACCGAAGTGGACGAAACCGACCTTATAGTTATACCCGCTCTGGACGGTGAGATAACAAGCGCTATCGATGATAATAAAGAATTTATTCCCTGGATTGTAAAGCAATATAAGAATGGTGCTGAAATTGCTAGTTTATGTATGGGAGCGTTTCTGCTTGCAGAAACCGGGTTACTCAAAGGGAAGAAATGCTCGACGCACTGGATGGCAGCAAATGAATTTAGGAAGTTATTCCCGGATATTGAGTTGGTTGATGATAAAGTTGTAACCGAAGAGCAGGGAATATATTCGAGCGGGGGAGCATTCTCTTACTTGAATCTCATTCTCCATCTGATTGAAAAATATGCCGGCCGTGACATGGCAATATTTGTTTCCAAGATCTTTGCAATTGAAATAGAAAGGAGGACTCAAACTCCTTTTACTATATTCCAGGGACAAAAAGATCATGAGGATGAAGAGGTAAAGCAGGCTCAGGAGTTTATAGAAAAACACTTCAATGACAAGCTAACAGTTGATCAGCTCGCTAAGATGTTTTATATAGGCAGAAGAACGTTCGAAAGGAGGTTCAAAAAGGCTACGACCAACACAGTAATTGAATACATACAGCGTGTAAAGATCGAGGCCGCTAAGAAAATGCTGGAATCATCACGTGAAAATGTAAATGAGGTAATGTATAATGTTGGTTATTCTGACAGCAAGGCTTTCAGAAATATTTTTAAAAAAGTAGTTGGCTATTCACCACTGGAATATAAGAGGAAATATAATAAAGAAGGAGCTTACGCATAAGCTCCTCTAATGTTTATTTTATCAGTACCATTTTTTTAGTTTGAAAAAATTCTTCTGTCTCTAACTTGTAAAAGTAAATACCGCTTGGCAAAGTACCTCCATCGAATGTATATTCGTAACTTCCCGCATTTAACCTCTCACTTACCAGTATCGCAACTTCCTGCCCTAGTACATTGTAAACTTTTAAACTGGTTAATCCCGAGTGGGAGATATCAAATCGTATTTTAGTTGAAGGGTTGAATGGGTTTGGAAAATTTTGGCTTAGATTAAACTCATTTGGGATTTCACTACCTGTTTGAGAAAGAATATTTGTCAAAACAGGACCACCTGTTGTAGTCTTTAGTATCATTCCATAGCGACCGCAGATATATCCCGTGTTTGCGTCAACAAAAAATATTCCCCATTGTGGTACGTGTATATCAGGGAATGGAATATGCCATTCCCAATCCTCACCGCCATTGGTTGTTCTGACAACTTTTTTTAATAAAGGAGAATAATCTGCAAAGTAGAAACCGATAGTCGAATTTACAAACATTAAATCAGTAAAGTTAGGATCCAGAGGTATATCTTGTTGTGATTCATAATTATTTTCGCCCCTTATATGATTAAGTTCAAACCAGTTATTTCCGGCGTTCGTTGTTTTAAAAGTGCGGTTGGTATAGGGTTCATTTCTAATAGCATAACCGGTGTCATTAAAAAATTGCATAATTGTCATAGACACATCGATTGATTCGCCAAATGTAGTTGTCCAATTCAATCCGCCATTTGTACTTTTAAAAAATTTTCCATAGGGTAATCCAAAGTAAGTTACCCCGCCGGCTATAATTGTCGAATCATTATAATATTTGACACATCCTGTCTTAAAGGGAACTGTAAGCTGAAACCAGTTATTCCCGGCATTAGTAGTCTTAATAAAAAATGGGCTATTTCTTACGGCAACAAGTCCGGTATTTGCATTTAGAAAACTTGCCGCTGATAGGGAACTTCCTGTTACCCCTGTATTTAATGTTTGCCATGCAGTACCCCCGTTAGTTGTTTTTATCAATAAGCCATTTTCACCGGAAATGTATCCCGTATTTTGGTTATAAAAATATATTTCAGCTAATCTTGTTGTTGTTCCTGAATTTACTGTAAGCCAGTTGTTTCCGCCATTTGTAGTTCTTAGCAAAGCTCCACCTGTACCGCAAGAAAGCCCTGTCAAAGCATTGAAAAAATAAATATCAAACAGTTCCTCCCTTGTACCATATGAAATATAATCCCAGTTAATGCCTCCGTTGTGGGTTTTTGCCATGAAACCGTTTAGCCCAACTGTAAAACCTGTGGAGTCATTTACATAATCTACTTTTTCTACTTTTGTATCACTTGTAATTGTTTCGTAGTTTTCTCCTCCGTCAGTTGTTTTAAGGATGAAATTTCCAGTTTCTCTGGTAAAATAACCGGTGGACGAATTTAAAAAATGAACTTCATCGAATTTGCCTAAGCCGCTATAGTAAACTGTCCATGTTATACCACCGTCTGTTGTCCTTTTTACTCCTCCACCTGTTCCTAATACAAAACCTGTCATTGAATTAATAAAATGCACGGCATAGTCGGATGATGGAACAGAGTTCGGTGTCCAGGAATTTCCTCCGTCCGTTGTTTTTAATAAATGGTTTCTTTCGCTGACAGTATAGCCGGTGTTCGCATTTATGAACATAATATCAAGAAGATCTCTGTTATAAAAAGTAGGTATCGAATCCCAATTGATTCCTCCATCTGTAGTTTTGACAAATGTTCCGTTGTCACCACATGCAAATCCGGTTGTTGAATCTATGAAGAAGATACTTGCCAGTGTCTTTACTGTATGTGAATTGGCTTCTTGCCAGAGTGTACCCCCGTTAGTTGTATAGAAAATATGTCCCTTGCTTCCACATGCAACAACTTTTGCAGGAGAGAGGACAAATGCATCATATGTGTTTACAGTGTCGGGAGTATATTGAGGGATATACGATACCCCCCCATTAGT encodes:
- a CDS encoding T9SS type A sorting domain-containing protein, whose product is MKKIYFTLILLFSSLPLYSQLFTFNGWTEQNPYPTTRTLNTLAFIDNNTGWAFGLGGIVVKTTNGGVSYIPQYTPDTVNTYDAFVLSPAKVVACGSKGHIFYTTNGGTLWQEANSHTVKTLASIFFIDSTTGFACGDNGTFVKTTDGGINWDSIPTFYNRDLLDIMFINANTGYTVSERNHLLKTTDGGNSWTPNSVPSSDYAVHFINSMTGFVLGTGGGVKRTTDGGITWTVYYSGLGKFDEVHFLNSSTGYFTRETGNFILKTTDGGENYETITSDTKVEKVDYVNDSTGFTVGLNGFMAKTHNGGINWDYISYGTREELFDIYFFNALTGLSCGTGGALLRTTNGGNNWLTVNSGTTTRLAEIYFYNQNTGYISGENGLLIKTTNGGTAWQTLNTGVTGSSLSAASFLNANTGLVAVRNSPFFIKTTNAGNNWFQLTVPFKTGCVKYYNDSTIIAGGVTYFGLPYGKFFKSTNGGLNWTTTFGESIDVSMTIMQFFNDTGYAIRNEPYTNRTFKTTNAGNNWFELNHIRGENNYESQQDIPLDPNFTDLMFVNSTIGFYFADYSPLLKKVVRTTNGGEDWEWHIPFPDIHVPQWGIFFVDANTGYICGRYGMILKTTTGGPVLTNILSQTGSEIPNEFNLSQNFPNPFNPSTKIRFDISHSGLTSLKVYNVLGQEVAILVSERLNAGSYEYTFDGGTLPSGIYFYKLETEEFFQTKKMVLIK
- a CDS encoding helix-turn-helix domain-containing protein, which translates into the protein MKRISILVPKRAILGSLEGTRMIFTQVNQIFQSQGAPALFDVQLVGLTRETPVSGGAFTANATALITEVDETDLIVIPALDGEITSAIDDNKEFIPWIVKQYKNGAEIASLCMGAFLLAETGLLKGKKCSTHWMAANEFRKLFPDIELVDDKVVTEEQGIYSSGGAFSYLNLILHLIEKYAGRDMAIFVSKIFAIEIERRTQTPFTIFQGQKDHEDEEVKQAQEFIEKHFNDKLTVDQLAKMFYIGRRTFERRFKKATTNTVIEYIQRVKIEAAKKMLESSRENVNEVMYNVGYSDSKAFRNIFKKVVGYSPLEYKRKYNKEGAYA